Proteins encoded in a region of the Synechococcus sp. BIOS-U3-1 genome:
- a CDS encoding MarC family protein → MHTAVGIFTISNPIGNLPIYLSFTNGNKSQHRAIARSSAFTMVIGLLLATWLGNDLLGFFGIGRPAFQVAGGLIVVLIGLSMLRSEPSKVHHDPKSLERDQNSSVKGIVPLGIPLLAGPGTLTVVIADPNATSMGGKVMLSLVVLTMSLLIYLIFNAGELFSSRISESALQVLTKIMGLILTAIAVQMLFTGFSAGFPMLGGVGLTG, encoded by the coding sequence CTGCACACAGCGGTCGGAATTTTCACCATTTCGAATCCGATCGGCAATCTGCCGATCTACTTGTCTTTCACAAACGGCAACAAGAGTCAGCACAGAGCGATCGCACGCAGCAGCGCTTTCACCATGGTGATTGGCCTGCTTCTCGCCACCTGGCTTGGCAATGATCTGCTCGGCTTCTTTGGAATCGGCAGACCAGCCTTTCAGGTAGCAGGTGGATTGATCGTGGTGCTGATCGGCCTTTCGATGCTGCGCTCGGAACCTTCGAAGGTTCACCACGATCCGAAGTCCTTGGAACGCGACCAGAACTCTTCGGTGAAGGGAATCGTGCCTCTGGGCATTCCCCTACTGGCAGGTCCAGGCACCCTCACAGTGGTGATCGCGGATCCAAATGCCACCAGCATGGGAGGGAAGGTGATGCTCAGCCTGGTTGTGCTCACCATGAGTTTGCTCATTTATCTGATTTTCAATGCTGGTGAGTTGTTCTCATCCAGGATCAGTGAATCTGCCTTGCAGGTGCTCACGAAAATCATGGGCTTGATCCTCACCGCCATTGCAGTTCAGATGTTGTTCACAGGCTTCAGTGCAGGGTTCCCCATGCTTGGAGGAGTAGGCCTCACCGGGTGA
- a CDS encoding L,D-transpeptidase, with protein MRFLPRPMDTLRPVSLGRLVMRLKCVGCSSLATLGVVSLALAATVPAQASPQSQAPLLASAKVHPVNAETSIHLDLKQRRISVIRAGQSIGRWPVAIGDPKTPTPTGVFRVETKLVNPQYQSTKSGQIHPVTGPSSPLGHRWIGFLQQGPNQFGIHGTPWPQWVKIRAAVSNGCVRMLNAHVQKLYELVDVGTPVKITR; from the coding sequence GTGCGGTTTTTACCCCGGCCGATGGATACGTTGAGACCAGTGAGTCTTGGTCGTCTGGTAATGCGTCTCAAGTGCGTTGGTTGTTCCTCTCTGGCGACCCTTGGAGTTGTGTCCTTAGCTCTGGCTGCAACGGTTCCTGCACAGGCTTCGCCTCAGTCGCAGGCACCGTTGTTGGCTTCAGCAAAAGTGCATCCCGTGAATGCTGAAACCAGTATTCATCTCGATCTCAAGCAGCGACGCATCAGTGTGATCCGCGCTGGTCAGTCGATCGGGCGCTGGCCGGTGGCGATTGGTGATCCCAAAACTCCAACACCGACGGGTGTGTTTCGGGTTGAGACCAAGCTTGTTAATCCTCAGTACCAAAGCACGAAATCCGGCCAGATCCATCCGGTCACTGGGCCTTCTAGCCCACTCGGCCATCGCTGGATCGGTTTTCTGCAGCAGGGACCTAACCAATTCGGAATTCATGGAACCCCTTGGCCTCAATGGGTGAAAATCCGCGCGGCGGTGTCGAATGGCTGTGTCCGCATGCTCAATGCCCACGTTCAGAAGCTCTACGAACTGGTGGATGTGGGCACTCCGGTGAAAATCACCCGGTGA
- a CDS encoding DUF6790 family protein yields the protein MQATWLVGGIGLFFGFSALSAGQIHSAAHWVALWSVGGVGLLSFVRHAVFHRSDAVRMGWDLGKRNDFQLEVGFANLAWGLVAVIASFLGWGTTALGSLVLVFGIYMLQAAVLHLFESGRTRQRPRAGSKFVNLVFAVVLLWFAFAVLT from the coding sequence ATGCAAGCCACCTGGCTCGTGGGTGGCATCGGTCTCTTTTTTGGATTCAGTGCTCTTTCTGCAGGTCAAATTCACTCTGCAGCTCATTGGGTTGCGCTCTGGTCAGTCGGTGGTGTGGGGCTCTTGTCGTTCGTTCGCCATGCTGTGTTTCACCGCAGCGATGCAGTGCGCATGGGCTGGGATCTCGGCAAGCGCAACGACTTCCAGCTTGAGGTGGGATTCGCCAATCTCGCCTGGGGGCTGGTAGCTGTGATCGCCTCGTTCCTGGGCTGGGGAACCACGGCTCTTGGTTCCCTCGTCCTGGTGTTCGGCATCTACATGCTGCAAGCAGCGGTGCTTCATCTGTTCGAATCAGGTCGAACCCGCCAGCGTCCCAGAGCAGGCAGCAAGTTCGTCAACCTTGTCTTTGCTGTCGTTCTGCTTTGGTTTGCTTTTGCGGTGCTGACCTGA
- a CDS encoding inorganic diphosphatase, giving the protein MANLDQAPSRSMPNLLHVLPAFADESELRLNTIVELNSNTINKYELITETGHLKLDRVGYSSLAYPFAYGCIPRTWDEDGDPLDIEIVNVTEPLIPGSIVEARIIGIMTFDDGGEVDDKVIAVLADDKRMDHIKSFEDLGGQWKKETTYYWEHYKDLKKPGTCTVNGFFGTDKAIEIIKTCEARYLAEIDPKLVD; this is encoded by the coding sequence ATGGCCAATCTCGACCAGGCTCCGAGCCGCAGCATGCCGAACCTGCTGCACGTGTTGCCGGCCTTTGCTGACGAATCCGAGTTGCGTCTGAACACGATCGTGGAGCTCAACTCCAACACGATCAACAAGTACGAGCTGATCACTGAAACAGGTCACCTGAAGCTTGACCGGGTCGGTTATTCCTCACTGGCCTATCCCTTCGCTTATGGCTGCATTCCCAGGACCTGGGATGAAGACGGTGACCCGCTTGATATTGAGATTGTGAATGTCACCGAGCCTCTGATTCCAGGTTCAATTGTTGAAGCTCGCATCATCGGCATCATGACGTTCGATGATGGCGGTGAGGTTGATGACAAGGTCATCGCGGTGCTTGCCGATGACAAGCGTATGGATCACATCAAGAGCTTTGAGGATCTTGGCGGGCAATGGAAAAAGGAAACCACGTATTACTGGGAGCATTACAAGGATCTCAAGAAGCCAGGAACCTGCACTGTGAACGGCTTTTTCGGTACGGATAAAGCCATTGAGATCATCAAGACCTGTGAGGCTCGTTACCTGGCTGAGATTGACCCCAAACTGGTGGATTAA
- a CDS encoding carboxypeptidase M32: MAAGKTAWDRLGSHLHETQVMDSITRTLYWDQNTRMPSGGAAWRGEQLALLARQLHARQSSDHYAELIAEAREEWRIRANGVDRPEATSGQARNLDLLEQDLRRQQALDPDLVSALAKAKSQGYDLWQQARSTSDFSLFAPALRRMVELRQEQARQLAEPRSCWETLAQPFEPDLTLLRLQELFAPLRKRLPELLEQLKGSPRPSSLSWDLPASTQQQLCDQLLCDWGRDRGITCVAASPHPFSITLGPRDFRITTRVVPGQPLSCFLATAHEWGHSLYEQGLPTTSHQWFAWPLGQATSMAVHESQSLFWENRVARSQPFSELWWQRFAAAGAPLESATDLWKAMNPMAPGCNRVEADELSYGLHILIRTDLELALLEQGLPVEDLPSEWNRRYRELLGVTPADDAQGCLQDVHWSEGLFGYFPSYLLGHLVSAQLSEAMQLAIGSPEEHVRRGDLSLMLGWLRDNVHPVGRALNAEQLVEQVSGRSLSSGPFLSYLEAKLERLFTVRA; encoded by the coding sequence ATGGCTGCCGGGAAAACGGCTTGGGATCGTCTTGGCTCGCACCTCCACGAAACCCAGGTTATGGATTCCATAACCAGGACTCTTTATTGGGATCAAAACACCCGAATGCCAAGCGGTGGTGCAGCCTGGCGAGGTGAGCAATTGGCGTTGTTGGCTCGCCAGCTCCACGCCCGCCAAAGTTCTGATCACTATGCGGAGCTGATCGCTGAAGCCCGCGAGGAGTGGCGAATCCGCGCAAACGGTGTTGATCGCCCTGAAGCCACCAGCGGCCAAGCCCGCAATTTGGATCTGCTTGAGCAGGATCTCCGTCGGCAGCAAGCACTTGATCCTGATTTAGTCAGTGCTCTCGCCAAAGCCAAATCCCAGGGGTATGACCTTTGGCAACAGGCCCGCAGCACGTCCGACTTCTCCCTTTTTGCGCCTGCTCTTCGTCGGATGGTGGAGTTGCGTCAGGAACAGGCTCGTCAGCTGGCAGAGCCGCGAAGTTGCTGGGAAACTCTCGCGCAGCCGTTCGAGCCTGACCTCACACTTCTGCGGCTTCAGGAATTGTTTGCGCCCCTACGCAAACGTCTGCCCGAATTATTGGAGCAGCTCAAGGGCAGTCCCAGGCCGTCATCTCTCAGTTGGGATCTGCCTGCATCGACTCAGCAGCAGCTCTGTGACCAGCTGCTCTGCGACTGGGGCAGGGACAGGGGGATCACATGCGTGGCGGCCTCCCCACACCCCTTTTCGATCACGTTGGGTCCTCGCGACTTCCGCATCACCACGCGTGTGGTGCCTGGTCAGCCTTTGTCCTGTTTTCTGGCCACAGCACACGAGTGGGGACATTCGCTGTACGAGCAGGGACTGCCGACTACCTCGCATCAGTGGTTTGCCTGGCCTCTCGGCCAGGCCACGTCCATGGCAGTGCATGAAAGTCAGTCGTTGTTTTGGGAAAACCGGGTGGCCCGAAGTCAGCCCTTCTCAGAACTTTGGTGGCAACGCTTTGCCGCTGCAGGTGCACCTCTCGAGTCGGCAACTGATCTCTGGAAGGCGATGAATCCGATGGCGCCCGGATGCAATCGGGTGGAAGCAGACGAACTCAGCTACGGGCTTCATATTCTTATTCGAACCGATCTTGAGTTGGCTTTGTTGGAACAGGGCCTGCCGGTGGAGGATCTTCCGAGCGAATGGAATCGTCGTTATCGAGAACTGCTGGGGGTCACACCCGCAGATGATGCCCAGGGCTGTCTTCAGGATGTGCATTGGAGTGAAGGCCTTTTTGGCTACTTCCCGTCCTATTTGCTTGGACACTTAGTCAGTGCCCAGCTGAGCGAAGCGATGCAGTTGGCGATCGGATCTCCTGAAGAGCACGTTCGCCGTGGAGATCTCAGCCTCATGCTCGGTTGGCTGAGGGACAACGTCCATCCCGTCGGTCGTGCTTTGAATGCTGAGCAACTGGTGGAGCAGGTGTCTGGCCGATCTCTTTCGAGCGGCCCCTTTTTGAGCTATCTGGAAGCCAAGCTGGAGCGGTTGTTCACTGTCCGGGCTTAA
- a CDS encoding 4a-hydroxytetrahydrobiopterin dehydratase, translating into MATLLSLQECEDLRDALTQWQVGDERLKRQWQFNDFSEAFAFMTRVALLAESKQHHPNWSNVYNRVTIELTTHDLGGLSNLDAELARSIDALQ; encoded by the coding sequence ATGGCAACGCTGCTCAGCCTTCAGGAATGCGAAGACCTTCGCGACGCTCTGACGCAGTGGCAAGTGGGGGATGAACGCCTCAAACGCCAGTGGCAATTCAACGACTTCAGCGAGGCCTTCGCCTTCATGACCAGGGTTGCCCTGTTGGCGGAATCGAAACAGCACCATCCCAATTGGAGCAACGTCTACAACCGTGTGACGATCGAACTGACCACGCACGACCTGGGAGGACTGAGCAATCTGGATGCAGAGCTGGCGCGATCCATCGACGCCCTGCAGTGA
- a CDS encoding CobW family GTP-binding protein yields the protein MTTSAKPTAVPVTILTGFLGAGKTTLLNHILSNQEGLKTAVLVNEFGEIGIDNELVVSTNEDMVELSNGCICCSINGELLEAVDRILKRPKPVEYLVVETTGLADPLPVAMTFLGSELRDLTRLDSIITLIDAENFGAEAIASEVGRSQVIYGDILMLNKTDLVDENRVKDVEQQLRDVKKDARILHSVKGDVPLPLLLSVGLFESDRVVNESHDHGHSHDHGSADHLDIEGFTSLSFSSSDPFDLRAFQNFLDNHLPESVFRAKGILWFKESERRHVFHLAGKRFSIDDSDWTGTRKNQLVLIGRGLDHDTLKHQLQDCVVVPADQAVEAKLPRIQQT from the coding sequence ATGACAACCAGCGCGAAACCAACCGCGGTACCGGTGACGATTCTCACTGGCTTTCTCGGAGCAGGCAAAACAACCCTGCTGAACCACATCCTCAGCAATCAGGAAGGTCTTAAAACAGCTGTTCTTGTCAATGAATTTGGTGAGATCGGAATCGACAACGAGTTGGTGGTGAGCACCAATGAGGACATGGTCGAACTGAGCAATGGGTGCATCTGCTGCTCCATCAACGGCGAGCTGCTGGAAGCCGTGGACCGCATCCTCAAGAGGCCTAAGCCTGTCGAATATCTGGTGGTGGAAACAACGGGTCTGGCTGATCCGCTACCCGTTGCAATGACTTTTCTTGGCAGTGAGCTGCGTGATTTAACGAGGCTCGATTCGATCATCACCTTGATTGATGCTGAAAACTTCGGAGCAGAAGCCATTGCCAGCGAAGTCGGTCGATCGCAGGTGATCTATGGCGACATCCTGATGCTCAACAAAACCGATCTTGTCGATGAGAATCGCGTGAAGGATGTCGAACAACAGTTACGCGACGTCAAAAAGGATGCACGCATCCTGCACTCAGTGAAGGGGGATGTGCCGCTGCCCCTTCTTCTAAGCGTGGGTCTGTTCGAATCCGATCGAGTGGTGAACGAAAGCCACGACCATGGGCACAGCCACGACCATGGGTCCGCTGATCATCTGGATATCGAAGGCTTCACCTCTCTGTCTTTCTCAAGCAGCGATCCCTTTGATCTGAGAGCCTTTCAAAATTTTCTCGACAACCATTTGCCTGAAAGCGTTTTTCGAGCCAAGGGAATTCTTTGGTTCAAGGAAAGTGAACGACGTCACGTGTTCCACCTGGCGGGCAAACGATTCTCAATCGACGACAGCGACTGGACCGGAACCCGCAAGAACCAACTGGTGCTGATCGGACGTGGACTCGACCATGACACCCTGAAACATCAGCTTCAGGACTGCGTTGTCGTGCCTGCTGATCAAGCAGTAGAGGCGAAGTTGCCCCGTATTCAGCAAACATGA
- a CDS encoding ABC transporter permease, with product MADPLERGLLVSTRRLLSGRFLLVAGAVAIAFLALLPVIGLLGEGLSGVSNGNASLRPDGLLQIRGTLLLLLGTSVMGGVIGTANGWLLANCRFPGRRWLRIAQLLPLANPSYLLAATLVDIGSLEGITINGMGWGIAVMALTTYPYVFLLSTESFTICGRRQLEACRSLGVGPWNSFRRIALPMALPAIGAGIALMGMEVLNEYGAVQLLGIPSLSAGIIEAWRIEGNPTGAVGLALITLCIVMVLLIGERRLRSRSRRWSEGVAGGESPAWKLNGWRALSAQALGAVPPLITLGIPLFWAGMNWQQLATGLTPELLLLTLRTLGLALAATLLAGLAALLLAIAKRWSQAKWLRGVTFLAGMGYAIPGAVLALALLVIGGPWQLSPIVLLLWGYSDRFLAVNKGGIDAALERLSPSLDEAATGLGLRWPAVLKRVHLPLLRGPILVGSLLVFVDTVKELPLTFALRPFDFDTLAVRVFQYAGDERLAAAVWPALMILILGLIASTALVPRLDRDTE from the coding sequence ATGGCAGACCCTCTTGAGCGAGGACTTCTCGTCAGTACACGCCGCTTGCTGTCAGGCCGCTTTTTGCTGGTTGCGGGAGCCGTTGCGATTGCATTCCTTGCCCTGCTTCCGGTCATCGGTCTGCTGGGCGAAGGCCTCAGCGGCGTAAGCAACGGTAATGCCAGCCTCAGGCCGGACGGTCTGCTCCAGATCCGCGGAACTTTGCTGCTGCTTTTGGGCACCAGCGTGATGGGGGGTGTGATCGGAACCGCCAACGGCTGGCTGCTGGCAAACTGCCGTTTTCCCGGACGCCGCTGGCTAAGGATCGCCCAGCTCTTACCACTAGCCAATCCGTCGTATCTACTGGCGGCGACTCTGGTGGATATTGGCAGCCTGGAAGGAATCACTATCAATGGAATGGGATGGGGAATCGCTGTGATGGCGCTGACCACCTACCCCTATGTGTTCCTGCTCAGCACCGAAAGCTTCACCATCTGTGGACGCCGGCAGCTGGAAGCCTGCCGTTCTCTCGGTGTCGGGCCATGGAACAGCTTTCGCCGGATTGCACTTCCCATGGCCCTGCCGGCGATCGGTGCAGGCATTGCTCTCATGGGCATGGAGGTCCTGAATGAATACGGTGCGGTGCAACTGCTCGGCATTCCCAGTCTTTCGGCTGGAATCATCGAGGCCTGGAGAATCGAAGGCAATCCCACTGGTGCTGTAGGGCTTGCTCTGATCACACTGTGCATCGTGATGGTCCTCCTGATCGGCGAACGCAGACTGCGCAGCCGCAGCCGTCGCTGGTCCGAAGGCGTCGCAGGTGGAGAGTCGCCGGCATGGAAGCTGAACGGCTGGCGGGCTCTCTCGGCCCAGGCGTTGGGAGCAGTACCTCCCCTGATCACCCTTGGCATTCCTCTGTTTTGGGCCGGAATGAACTGGCAACAGTTGGCCACAGGCCTGACACCCGAATTGCTCCTACTGACCCTGCGCACGCTGGGGCTCGCGCTCGCAGCGACCCTGCTAGCGGGCTTAGCGGCACTATTGCTGGCCATTGCCAAGCGCTGGAGTCAGGCCAAATGGCTCCGAGGTGTGACTTTTCTGGCGGGTATGGGATACGCGATTCCTGGCGCTGTCCTGGCGCTGGCTCTGCTGGTGATCGGCGGACCCTGGCAACTCTCTCCAATCGTGCTTCTGCTCTGGGGATACAGCGATCGCTTCCTCGCAGTGAACAAAGGTGGCATTGATGCAGCTCTTGAGCGACTCTCCCCAAGTCTTGACGAAGCCGCAACGGGCCTAGGCCTGCGTTGGCCGGCCGTGCTCAAACGGGTTCATCTACCGCTTCTACGAGGCCCCATCCTCGTTGGCAGTTTGCTGGTATTCGTCGACACCGTGAAGGAGCTGCCGCTCACATTCGCGCTGCGACCTTTCGATTTCGACACGCTTGCGGTGAGGGTGTTTCAGTACGCAGGTGATGAGCGACTCGCCGCTGCAGTCTGGCCGGCACTGATGATCCTGATCCTCGGTCTGATTGCTTCAACAGCTCTGGTGCCCCGATTGGATCGGGATACGGAGTAG
- a CDS encoding esterase-like activity of phytase family protein, translating into MMVTALPALPSPAQALPCPLAAGWELIHNVELPHRGLEGDRVGGFSAVAYQQKSDRLWLLSDEATGYLVSFTGLKRLLQGEQVSLQGGRRLLLKDREGSPLPATLDGEGLVLLGNQVWIVSEGRRRPERRARLQRYNLLNGRLQREVPLPADWQEREGQGLASNKGPEALTQMASGDLVMAAEAPLIQDRAQQGKDWVRLARLRTGSDQRLEPLGRFEIGPAGAATRRKLGLTELLALESDAAVLGLLRSFTLPAGWSAYLQILRLPASKSLNTSLIQPLQSWDLLAIGLPSANWEGMAWGPVMKDGRVPLVLVSDDGFHPFQSSWLSVLAPRRGPDCASTRFAF; encoded by the coding sequence ATGATGGTCACAGCCCTACCGGCTTTGCCATCGCCAGCACAGGCACTGCCCTGCCCGCTGGCGGCAGGCTGGGAGTTGATTCACAACGTTGAACTTCCACATCGGGGATTGGAAGGAGATCGTGTTGGTGGTTTCTCCGCTGTGGCTTATCAGCAAAAGAGCGACCGTCTTTGGTTGTTGAGTGACGAGGCCACTGGCTATCTGGTGTCGTTCACTGGCCTGAAGCGTCTGTTGCAAGGTGAGCAGGTCTCGCTGCAGGGTGGTCGGCGTCTGCTGTTGAAGGATCGAGAAGGTTCACCTCTACCAGCGACCTTGGACGGTGAGGGGCTAGTGCTCCTTGGTAATCAGGTCTGGATCGTCAGTGAGGGGCGTCGACGCCCTGAGAGAAGGGCACGATTGCAGCGTTACAACCTCTTGAACGGGCGCTTACAGCGCGAGGTCCCGCTACCGGCTGATTGGCAAGAGAGGGAGGGTCAGGGGCTGGCCTCCAACAAAGGGCCTGAAGCACTGACGCAGATGGCTTCTGGTGATCTGGTCATGGCAGCCGAAGCTCCGCTGATTCAGGACAGGGCACAACAGGGTAAGGACTGGGTGCGGCTTGCCCGTCTCCGAACCGGTTCGGATCAGCGGCTCGAGCCCCTGGGGCGGTTCGAGATCGGACCTGCAGGTGCAGCGACCAGGCGGAAGCTGGGTTTGACCGAACTGCTTGCCCTGGAAAGTGATGCAGCAGTTCTTGGGCTGTTGCGCAGTTTTACGTTGCCAGCTGGTTGGTCTGCCTATCTGCAGATTCTGCGTCTGCCGGCCAGTAAGTCACTGAATACTTCGCTAATTCAACCGTTGCAAAGCTGGGATCTGTTGGCGATTGGTCTGCCATCAGCCAACTGGGAGGGAATGGCTTGGGGGCCGGTGATGAAAGACGGCCGTGTTCCGCTGGTGCTGGTGAGTGACGATGGTTTTCATCCTTTCCAGAGCAGCTGGTTGTCCGTTCTGGCTCCGCGGCGTGGACCGGACTGTGCTTCCACTCGTTTCGCCTTCTGA
- a CDS encoding cation diffusion facilitator family transporter: MEHHHHHGHNRQAFRLTVVLNACLSGLQIAVGIAFGSIALIGDALHNVGDVMGLLLGWGAESLSQKPAKGRFSYGFGRSTQLAAVANAVLILMASAVVCVESLQRFRQPELVVAWPVAIAAGAGLVVNLVSARLFGSDHHGDLNRRAAALHLLGDAAVSAAVLLSAVVAGITGWRWIDPLTGLGVGLSVGWLGIMLLRDGLAELMDEVPHRIDPAAVLADLQAMPGVQGVHHLHIWSIGGTRVALTVHLQRATDLSHLDPKLLSEVRQVMHQKGIVHCTVQLEEPGEDCGEMLS; this comes from the coding sequence TTGGAACATCATCACCACCACGGCCACAACCGGCAGGCATTCCGCTTGACGGTGGTGCTCAATGCCTGCCTGAGCGGTTTACAGATCGCCGTGGGGATTGCCTTCGGATCAATCGCCTTGATCGGCGATGCTCTGCATAACGTCGGCGACGTAATGGGTCTCCTGCTGGGCTGGGGTGCGGAAAGCCTGAGCCAGAAACCTGCGAAGGGGCGATTCAGTTATGGATTCGGACGCTCGACCCAGCTAGCAGCCGTGGCCAACGCTGTGTTGATCTTGATGGCCTCCGCGGTGGTCTGCGTGGAGTCCCTACAACGTTTTCGACAACCGGAGCTGGTTGTGGCCTGGCCAGTCGCCATTGCCGCAGGTGCGGGCCTGGTCGTGAACCTGGTCTCTGCCCGTCTATTCGGTTCAGATCATCATGGCGATCTAAATCGTCGAGCAGCCGCTCTTCACCTTCTCGGAGATGCAGCCGTCTCAGCGGCGGTGCTGCTGAGTGCTGTAGTCGCCGGGATCACCGGCTGGAGATGGATTGATCCACTCACAGGTCTTGGAGTCGGCCTAAGCGTGGGATGGCTGGGAATCATGTTGCTACGGGATGGTCTAGCCGAATTGATGGATGAGGTTCCCCATCGGATTGATCCGGCAGCCGTTCTGGCCGATCTACAAGCAATGCCTGGTGTCCAGGGTGTTCATCACCTGCACATCTGGTCCATCGGCGGAACGCGAGTTGCCCTCACTGTTCACCTGCAAAGGGCTACTGATTTGAGCCACCTGGATCCAAAGCTGCTGAGCGAGGTGCGGCAAGTCATGCACCAGAAGGGCATCGTGCACTGCACAGTTCAGCTGGAAGAACCGGGCGAGGACTGCGGTGAAATGCTGAGCTGA
- a CDS encoding lysylphosphatidylglycerol synthase domain-containing protein: MLKRFQSLLSAKLPGGLKLWITLLTLGFVGWALAGHAAGLRSLAISAQGWWWLVLALGLSWLSLVVNAGAWKVLVGWLGHGTGSIPLVPLYLSSNLLKYLPGGVWHFLQRVRALGPSIGTGPALVSVLLEPMLMAVAALLWVPFGGWQNGLALVAPLPALLLLPRWREPLLCRLERSRLRQLNRSEPDLASLPPLERLGSGREVYPWMPLMAELVFIASRFSGFWCCIQVFGLTPVLPIGSWMAAFALAWATGLVVPAAPGGLGVFEAVLLLRLGSSVPEAALLALALSYRLVVTLADLLAAAGVKLDRQIVRWMNQLSISPQSSPGSSS; this comes from the coding sequence ATGCTGAAGCGTTTTCAATCGCTGCTTTCGGCCAAGCTCCCCGGGGGCCTGAAGCTGTGGATCACCCTGCTCACGCTTGGATTTGTTGGCTGGGCGCTGGCTGGTCACGCTGCGGGACTGCGCTCCCTAGCCATCTCAGCTCAAGGCTGGTGGTGGCTTGTGCTTGCCCTCGGCCTGAGTTGGCTGAGTTTGGTTGTGAATGCAGGAGCTTGGAAGGTGCTGGTGGGTTGGCTGGGACATGGCACAGGCTCAATACCTCTTGTGCCCCTTTACTTGAGCAGCAATCTCCTCAAGTACCTGCCTGGCGGAGTGTGGCACTTCCTTCAGCGTGTGCGTGCCCTAGGACCTTCCATCGGAACGGGGCCAGCACTGGTGTCCGTTTTGCTTGAGCCCATGTTGATGGCGGTCGCGGCCTTGCTCTGGGTGCCCTTCGGTGGCTGGCAGAACGGCTTGGCCTTGGTGGCGCCGCTTCCAGCGCTGCTGTTGTTGCCACGTTGGAGAGAGCCATTGCTCTGCAGGCTTGAACGCAGCCGTTTAAGGCAACTCAACCGTTCCGAACCCGATTTGGCCTCCTTGCCTCCTCTGGAACGGCTGGGAAGTGGACGTGAGGTTTATCCCTGGATGCCACTGATGGCCGAGCTGGTGTTTATCGCCTCACGTTTCTCCGGTTTTTGGTGCTGCATTCAGGTGTTCGGGCTGACCCCGGTGTTGCCGATCGGTAGCTGGATGGCAGCCTTTGCCTTGGCCTGGGCCACAGGACTTGTCGTTCCAGCCGCTCCAGGTGGGTTAGGGGTCTTTGAAGCGGTGTTGCTCCTGCGCCTGGGTTCATCCGTGCCGGAGGCAGCACTCCTTGCCCTTGCACTCAGTTATCGCCTCGTTGTCACCCTTGCGGATCTGTTGGCCGCGGCAGGCGTGAAGCTGGACCGCCAGATTGTTCGTTGGATGAATCAGCTCAGCATTTCACCGCAGTCCTCGCCCGGTTCTTCCAGCTGA